One window of the Patescibacteria group bacterium genome contains the following:
- a CDS encoding trypsin-like peptidase domain-containing protein has translation MQQSSLSLPVIILTSLLVGLVGGYGGSYLYSQTASVTRGFESLQSDTKKPSILRGSEEEAVIAAVKKTSPSVVSIVVSKDLSKILNRTGPDIAPFDNFFEFGFPFNFKFTPNQQKGGEQNDAPKGKQRIGGGSGFIISEDGLIVTNRHVITDDEAEYTVITNDGKEYPAKVLAKDPVNDLALVKIDAKALTALMLGDSGDIQIGQTVIAIGYTLGEYKNTVTRGVVSGINRVVQASDGMGETETIQEAIQTDAAINPGNSGGPLLNLAGEVIGINTAMNSQGQSIGFAIPINIAKRSVESVKKNGKIIRPWLGVRYIPVDSIVKEKNNLSVDYGALIIGNAERKELGVIKGSPAEKAGLSEGDIILKVNGQKIDDGHSLAHEIAKYSPGDEVKVVVESKGKEKELTVKLEEFKEQKK, from the coding sequence ATGCAGCAGTCGTCATTATCACTGCCAGTGATTATTCTTACCAGCCTTCTCGTTGGTCTTGTGGGCGGATACGGAGGTTCATATCTTTATAGTCAGACCGCTTCGGTAACGAGAGGGTTTGAAAGCTTGCAGAGCGATACGAAGAAACCCAGCATACTGCGCGGATCAGAAGAAGAAGCGGTCATTGCAGCAGTCAAAAAAACGTCTCCGTCCGTGGTGAGTATTGTGGTATCCAAAGACCTTTCAAAAATTCTCAATCGCACAGGGCCGGATATTGCGCCATTTGATAATTTTTTTGAATTCGGGTTTCCGTTTAATTTTAAGTTTACTCCCAATCAACAGAAGGGCGGGGAGCAAAACGATGCGCCGAAAGGCAAACAGCGTATTGGCGGCGGATCGGGGTTTATCATATCTGAAGATGGTCTCATTGTAACCAATCGCCACGTGATCACCGATGACGAGGCGGAATACACCGTTATCACCAATGACGGCAAAGAGTATCCGGCAAAAGTACTTGCAAAAGATCCTGTGAATGATCTTGCGCTTGTGAAAATAGATGCAAAAGCCTTGACGGCACTTATGCTGGGGGATTCGGGGGATATCCAAATCGGCCAGACAGTCATTGCAATCGGATACACGCTTGGCGAGTACAAAAATACCGTAACACGCGGCGTTGTGTCGGGCATTAATCGCGTCGTTCAAGCATCGGATGGCATGGGTGAAACGGAAACGATCCAAGAAGCCATCCAAACGGATGCTGCGATCAATCCCGGCAATTCAGGCGGACCGCTATTGAACTTGGCAGGAGAAGTCATTGGCATCAACACGGCAATGAACAGCCAAGGCCAGTCTATTGGATTTGCCATTCCCATCAATATTGCGAAACGCTCAGTGGAGAGTGTCAAAAAAAATGGGAAAATTATCCGACCGTGGCTTGGCGTACGCTATATCCCCGTTGATAGCATCGTAAAAGAAAAAAATAATCTTTCAGTTGATTATGGCGCGCTGATCATTGGCAATGCAGAGAGGAAAGAACTCGGTGTAATCAAGGGAAGCCCTGCAGAAAAGGCGGGGTTATCGGAAGGGGATATTATCTTGAAAGTGAACGGACAGAAAATCGATGATGGACATTCATTGGCGCATGAAATCGCAAAATACTCGCCCGGCGATGAGGTGAAGGTGGTGGTGGAGTCAAAAGGCAAGGAAAAAGAACTCACCGTGAAACTCGAAGAATTTAAAGAACAGAAAAAATAG
- the prfB gene encoding peptide chain release factor 2 (programmed frameshift) codes for MTTIEESIHELKEHILQIRRFLDLEKLKAEKIESERLLEEPGIWNDRERAAGISQKLAHTTETIDLWDRLLSDTETLAALSAGDTADTESLQGLYTDIEQRFRSAELSTLLSNPYDVRNALVAIHAGTGGTDAMDWAEILFRMYARFCEQQGWKVVMMDTQYGQEAGIKSATFEVKGEYAYGYLKAEQGVHRLVRISPFDAEKMRHTSFALVEVVPDLGNLSEVEIKPEDLRIDVFRSGGAGGQSVNTTDSAVRITHLPTGIVVACQNERSQLQNKETALRYLKAKLHKRIEEARVSEKKELRGEYHEAAWGNQIRSYVLNPYRMVKDHRTHVETQDVQGVLDGDIMPFIEAVLRTSSV; via the exons ATGACAACCATTGAAGAATCAATTCATGAGCTGAAGGAACACATCCTCCAGATACGGAGGTTTCTT GACCTTGAGAAATTAAAAGCGGAAAAAATAGAATCTGAACGGCTCTTGGAAGAGCCGGGGATTTGGAATGATCGTGAACGGGCTGCAGGTATCAGTCAAAAACTTGCGCACACAACGGAAACAATCGATTTGTGGGATCGGTTGTTAAGCGACACGGAAACACTTGCCGCATTGAGTGCGGGCGATACGGCTGATACTGAATCGCTTCAAGGCTTGTATACAGATATTGAGCAGCGGTTTCGCTCTGCAGAGCTATCTACGCTCCTTTCGAATCCGTATGACGTGCGTAATGCACTTGTGGCAATCCATGCCGGTACGGGCGGGACGGATGCCATGGATTGGGCTGAAATCCTTTTTCGCATGTATGCCAGATTTTGCGAACAGCAGGGGTGGAAAGTTGTGATGATGGATACGCAGTACGGGCAGGAAGCAGGCATTAAAAGCGCAACATTCGAGGTGAAGGGTGAGTATGCGTATGGATACCTCAAGGCTGAACAGGGCGTGCATCGTTTGGTGCGCATTTCCCCATTTGATGCGGAAAAAATGCGGCATACAAGCTTTGCGCTTGTTGAAGTGGTTCCCGATCTTGGAAATCTTAGCGAAGTGGAAATCAAGCCGGAAGATTTGCGCATCGATGTTTTTCGTTCTGGCGGCGCTGGCGGACAGAGCGTGAATACGACAGATTCCGCGGTGCGCATCACACACCTGCCAACAGGTATTGTTGTTGCATGCCAGAATGAACGGTCCCAATTGCAAAACAAAGAAACAGCTCTGCGCTACCTCAAGGCAAAGCTGCACAAGCGTATCGAAGAAGCGCGTGTGAGCGAAAAAAAAGAATTACGCGGGGAGTACCACGAAGCGGCATGGGGCAATCAAATCCGGTCATATGTACTCAACCCCTATCGCATGGTAAAGGATCATAGGACGCATGTCGAAACACAGGATGTGCAGGGAGTTCTCGATGGGGATATTATGCCATTCATTGAAGCCGTGTTGAGGACATCATCGGTGTGA
- a CDS encoding ComEC/Rec2 family competence protein, whose product MIHRARIFRWCLIALVCGSAIGVGLRSILNPFLLYVVFLGMVSAVVLVCKYRSACVAFLIASFLFFGLYAAAIAQEPHDQIRFNQPQPHAPGIDAALSHVRTSVLETIARHLPHAHAQLLGGILVGARQSFPDSMRESFNRIGITHIVAVSGYNITVLLALLYALCLGFGIKRSHGIGIVIAGIAGFTLLSGASPATVRAALMGGVVVVARYAGRNARSHTAILIALAAMLLGNPFLLFDIGFQLSFSAMIGLIYLAPNLELLSVRFPDVYGLKQILIQTLAAIAATAPLILWYFGTVSIIAPLANILIVPLVPFIMAAGAMSVGISAVFEVFAVPFFSVCAPYLWAFVWAPLEYVIRVSSHLSTIPLASVSIYNPLVLLALVVCSYAMFGMLLFMPTRRQAPCALS is encoded by the coding sequence GTGATACACCGTGCGCGAATATTTCGCTGGTGTCTGATCGCTTTAGTATGCGGCAGTGCGATTGGCGTTGGATTGAGAAGTATTCTCAATCCCTTTCTTTTGTATGTCGTATTTTTGGGTATGGTGAGTGCAGTAGTATTGGTGTGCAAGTACCGTAGCGCATGCGTGGCATTTCTTATTGCATCATTTCTATTTTTTGGGTTGTATGCGGCGGCGATAGCGCAAGAGCCCCATGATCAAATACGCTTCAATCAGCCACAACCACACGCACCGGGTATTGATGCGGCACTTTCACATGTACGCACTTCCGTTCTCGAAACGATTGCGCGCCATCTTCCGCATGCGCATGCTCAGCTTTTGGGAGGCATTTTGGTTGGAGCGCGGCAGTCATTTCCGGATAGCATGCGTGAGTCGTTCAATAGGATTGGCATTACGCATATTGTCGCCGTATCAGGATATAACATTACGGTTCTTTTGGCGCTCCTCTATGCACTGTGTTTGGGTTTTGGCATAAAGCGTTCTCACGGCATTGGGATTGTCATCGCAGGAATCGCAGGATTTACGCTCCTTAGCGGGGCTAGCCCTGCAACAGTGCGAGCAGCGCTTATGGGAGGAGTGGTTGTGGTAGCCAGATATGCAGGTCGCAACGCGCGAAGCCACACTGCCATATTGATTGCTCTTGCCGCAATGCTTTTAGGTAATCCATTTCTTCTCTTTGATATCGGGTTTCAATTGAGTTTTTCCGCCATGATTGGCTTGATATACCTTGCTCCAAATCTTGAACTGCTGTCTGTGCGTTTTCCGGATGTGTACGGACTAAAGCAAATCCTTATTCAAACACTTGCCGCAATAGCTGCAACAGCCCCGCTTATTTTGTGGTATTTCGGAACAGTCTCGATTATTGCTCCGCTTGCAAATATTCTTATTGTCCCCCTTGTTCCATTTATTATGGCAGCGGGAGCAATGAGTGTTGGAATTTCTGCGGTATTTGAAGTGTTTGCGGTGCCGTTTTTCAGCGTTTGCGCTCCATACCTTTGGGCTTTTGTGTGGGCACCCCTAGAGTATGTGATTCGCGTTTCTTCGCATCTATCAACCATACCGCTTGCTTCCGTATCCATTTACAATCCACTTGTTCTATTGGCGCTTGTTGTATGTTCCTATGCCATGTTTGGCATGCTGTTGTTCATGCCCACTCGACGCCAAGCGCCATGTGCGCTATCATAA